The genomic stretch CCATTTCTATAAACGTTCCTCCGTCATTCTGTCTCTGTGCTTGTAATTTGAAATAATCTGTGGGTTTaagtgtatatttttttatttcattcatacCAACGTCAGGGTCCTGCGCAGCCTCTAATGAGAAAAGCGTTCCTGATGCAGCGTTTTCAGCGATGTTCAATCTGATTTCATCTTTTGGGAACGACGGGCTGTTATCATTTATGTCTACTACCTCCACCGTTACGCGATAAAGCTGGATTGGATTTTCCAAAATGACCtcgaagctgaagctgcagggcgTCGTCTTTCGACACAGTTCCTCTCGGTCGATTCGTTCTTTAATAACAAGAGTTCCTTTGTCTCGGTTCAAATCCACGTACTGACGGCTTCCCTTTGTAATGATACGAGCTTTACCTGATATGAGCCTCGCCACATCCAAACCTAAATCTCTGGCAATGTTTCCGACAAAAGATCCCTCCGCCTGCTCCTCCGGTACGGAATACCGAGCCTGTCCAGTCACTGCGCTCAGCTGGAAGAGACAAAGAACGACGAGCAGCGCTTGCCATCGGCCTCTTCCAGCGTTTATCCACATATAATCCATCGTGAATCCGAACCACGCAGTTATTGATCCTGCTGATCTAGTTATTTCCAATAGATTTCAGTTTAGAAAATCCGCGATAAAAATCCCTGTAAGCCCTTCAGGTTCAGACCTTCTTCTGTCTCAGCAGTAAACAGTGTAATGCATTAAAGGGGTGGACCGCTGCTCTGCTGGATTACACAGTTATTCAGTGATGAATCAACAGCGGCGCTCAGTGACCATCCACGGTAGCGTGTGTAGGGGTGATTTTTAAGAGGACAATATCTGTCGAGATTAAAAGCAAATTTTATTGTAATTCATGCATTGTGATTTGTCACAGATGCATTGTAATCGTATACATAGCTAAAATACATAACACAGGTGAGTACAAGGGATTGAAATCAACCAATAAAGTGTCTGAATAAATGTGTTGATTTATGGATTACAATTTATCATTTTATATTCCATAAACGAAAGAAAATAAGGCTTGGAAATGTTGACtgtgttttgttcttctttttcaaATCAAGTAATTTATATGTTCACCTTGCAGCATAACATACAAGCTTAACAGAAGCATCAATGTTGCTTGCAGAGACATTTGAAAAAGTAAAACTGTGAAAGCCACCCCATTTAATCACTATATGACTAGATTTTGTGAATTAAAATTATACGCATGTGTACGTGTataatggatttaaaaaatgcagtCATTATGATTTGATTTAAGTGATTAATCGTTAACCAGTTGTGGCAAAGTGGTTTCATTATGTAGAAATGTATACTTTGTATTTTGTGACAAGTCAGTAACAAAATGACATCAATAGGAAACCATGATAGTTGCAGCACCATGGATAGTTACACTGAGAGACTGCACAGCCTCAGACAATCCCTGCTTTCCATACCAGAACAATGaatagaaagaataaaaaactTTTCACTCACCAAAGTTGACATTCGAGAACAGGTGCGAGACAGAACTGTGTCCATCTGTGGTGTATCGGTCCCATCTCCTTCCACACTGATTAAACTTTGACCTTTCGGGTGCACATAGTTCACGTCACTCTTTCTGGAGTCAGTCGTCCTGCACACCTCGTAATTGTACACGTGTGGGAGAGTCTCTGTCCCCAAAGTGTCCGAGTAACGTGGAGGATaatatggaatgacagggagaccggagtgatacaggatgcgagactgtctccacctgtagatcttcactgatataataaccaccaaacaggtgatgaagaggaaggaaactacagccaaagccaacaccaggtaaaaagtcaggttgtcattgtactccttgtcgtgtggaaagtcagtgaactccgacagcacttcagggaagctgtccgccaccgccacgttaacaatgactgtagctgaacgagagggctgcccgttgtcctccactataacagccagtctttgcttcacagcatctttatcagacacttggcggatagttctgatttctccattctgtaagcccacttcaaacagcgccctgtctgtggctttctgcagtttataggagagccaggcattctgtccagagtccacatcaacagccaccactttgctcaccaggtagcccacatctgctgaacgaggcaccatctcagccaccagagagcctccagtctggaccgggtacagaacctgaggagggttgtcgttctggtcctggatcagtattTTCACACTGACGTTACTACTGAGTGGAGGGGAGCCTCCATCCTGCGCTTTCACAACAAAATTAAGTTCTTTAAGTTGCTCATAATCAAATGAACGCTCTGCATGTAAAACCCCAGTTTCAGAGTTAATTGATAAATAGTAAGACACTGCACTAGCGCTGATTTGCATGTCCTCCAGGAAATAAGAGATTCTTGCATTTTGATTCGAGTCAGAGTCTGTCGCGCTCACAGAGGTGATTGACATTCCAGGTGAATTATTCTCTGTGAGGTAAGCAAAATACGACTGCTTGTTGAACACTGGAATGTTATCGTTGATATCAGAGATTTTTAGCTGTAATGTTACGGAACTGGAAAGAGGAGGAGTCCCTGAATCAGTGGCGATTACCGTTATGTCGTATTCAGAAGTGGTCTCTCTATCAAAATGATGATCTGCCAccaaattataataatttgttAACGACGACAATATTTTAAAGGGGAGGGATTTGTCTATGTTACATTTTATCTCTCCATTCTTCTCTGAATCTGCATCTTTAATGTTAATCACGGCGATCGTTGTGCCAAGAGGGGCATCTTCTGATACAATCGAAGAAAATGACATGATATTAATAACGGGGGTATTATCGTTAACATCAATAACATCAATCAGAACTTTACTGGTCCCAATCAATCCTCCTCGATCCCTTGCCTCTAATCTGATTTcgtattttttatctttttcaAAATCTATAAATCCGGCAGCTGATATAACTCCAGTATTTTCATCGATACTAAACATATCAACCTTGATTCCTTTAATTTTCGAAAAGCTAAATATAATTTCAGCGTTACTGCCAGTGTCTAAATCAGTGGCGTTAACTGCAGTAATATACGTCCCTTTACGCGCATTTTCAACGACGGCTGCTCTGTAAACTGTTTGATTGAACACGGGAGCATTATCGTTTACATCCAAAACTGATACTTGTATAGCTACCGTTCCAGATCTCTGCGGGTTTCCACCGTCGACGGCTATTAATTTTAAATACACTTTGGGCTGAGCCTCCCTGTCTAGCGGCTTCTGGAGCACTAATTCAGCATATTTGCTGCCATCTGGATTTGCATGttgtttcaaaatgaaataattattcggagataaaatgtaattttgcaaAGCATTTAATCCAACGTCAGGGTCAACTGCGCCTTCAACGGGAAATTTTGCTCCAAGAGTGGCAGATTCGCTCATTTCAAAGTGGATGTCTTTATTTGCAAAGAAAGGGGCATTATCGTTTAAATCTAAAATTTCGACAGTGATGCGATGAAGTTCGATTGGGTTTTCTAGAATCATTTCgaagctgaagctgcacggcgtCACGTCTCCGCAAAGCTGCTCTCGGTCTATTCTGTCCTTCACCACCAGAACCCCTTTGTCTGTCTTCAGCTCGGCGTACTGGATGTTTTCTCCCGTCACGATACGGGCCCGACCAGATCGAAGCCTTTTCAGATCCAAACCAAGATCCTGTGCTACGTTACCGATATGAGAgcccttcttcatctcctctggtaTGGAGTAGCGGATCTGGCAAGCGACGATattaaaggaataaaaaaagaaaagagacgttGAAAGATGGGTTCCAAAATTCGAAAGCCATTTGCAGCGAGACTGCTGAAACGCCATGTCAGAAAGAGATATATTCcaaggaaaatgaaacaaaaatcttCCCGTCTGGATTCAATAATATCCTGTCTTCGAGATATTATTTGTTAACACGAAATACACGAGCCGGTACAAATCAAACACGCCTTTTCTCTCCGAGGTGTGTTCTCCCGAACAGTGCGCGGATCCTACTTCAATGTGACGTCTAAATATCTGTTCTGCAAGGCAGAGGGAGTGAGCCAACATTTTATTCTTGTTCAACAGCGTCACTTAGAGTCCAAAATGTGAACAATAAATGGAGCTGAATAATGAAAAACATCTTCAAATCAaatctataataataatttatatctGCAACATCAAAGCTCCATTTTAAATGGACGAAATAGTATAAAACCACATTTCCATTAGTGGAGAAACCGACAACAGAACGTGTGTtgttaaacaacaacaacaaccatcgTTAAAAAGTAGGTGTAGGAGTATGAAAGCAGTCATATTCGGAATATTaaaattgcttcttttttttaaagttacgAGGAGCAGCAGGATATAGAGGACCTGTCGTCATGGTGCTGGAAGAAGACAATTAACTTCTGAATGCTACTTTAAAGATTTCATATCAAATCCAATTACACTGAAGCTTATTTTGTGtcatgaaatataaaatgtgcaaTTAGGTGAATAACACAAGTATTGCAGTATAAACAAACTAGAGGAGCGATATGAAAATAATGGCACAATTTACTGAAAGTTCAAGAACACACGGCGAAACAACGCACATGAAATATAATcagttaatataatataatataatataataatataatattatattatattatattatattatattatattatattatattatattatattatataattatataatattaatattatataatattatataatataatatgctgTATTCGGCATATCACGGACGCTATAAAAGATTGTTGCCTCCTGCGTAAAAACGAAATACAACAAAGTCAGCAAAAATGTGCTTGTTTAAACAGTAGAAAGTAAATATTAATAGAGAGAAGTGaacataaaaatgaacaaatgtaaatgttaaagaTTCTGAATTGATAAATATTCGTCACATGAGTATATGCAGAATGAGGAGCTGTCCATGTTCTGGAAAGGACGGCATACCAGACAAGTAACTATATGATCGCACTTGAGCGATGACGGACGGCTGatttcattaaattatttaaCTCACCTCGAGAGGAGAGTCTGCTTCAGCCAGGATGCTCTTTTCACTCTGTATCCGCTGCATCGTTCCTGTAGAACtggggtccattatcagcacgttctgactaccagctgtgccgaacttacagtcactctttctggagtcagtcgtcctgcacacctcgtaattgtacacgtgtgggagagtccctgtccccaaagtgtccgagtaacgtggaggataatatggaatgacagggagaccggagtgatacaggatgcgagactgtctccacctgtagatcttcactgatataataaccaccaaacacgtgatgaagaggaaggaaactacagccaaagccaacaccaggtaaaaagtcaggttgtcattgtactccTTGTCGAGGGGAAAGTCAGTGAACTCCGACAgcacttcagggaagctgtccgccaccgccacgttaacaatgactgtagctgaacgagagggctgcccgttgtcctccactataacagccagtctttgcttcacagcatctttatcagacacttggcggatagttctgatttctccattctgtaagcccacttcaaacagcgccctgtctgtggctttctgcagtttataggagagccaggcattctgtccagagtccacatcaacagccaccactttgctcaccaggtagcccacatctgctgaacgaggcaccatctcagccaccagagagcctccagtctggaccgggtacagaacctgaggagggttgtcgttctggtcctggatcagtattTTCACACTGACGTTACTACTGAGTGGAGGGGAGCCTCCATCCTGCGCTTTGACGACGAACGCCACCTGTTTCATCTGCTCATAATCAAAAGAGCGCACTGCGCGTATCACTCCGCTTTCTGCATTTACATTAATATATTCAGAAATCAGAGACTCGCCGATTTTCCCGTCTTCCAGAATATATGACAAACGAGCATTTTGGTTTTTATCAGGATCTCTAGCGTTAACGGTGAGAACAGAAACACCCGGAGAATTATTCTCTGCAACGAACGCGCTGAATTCATTTTGTAAAAACACCGGAGCATTGTCATTCACATCGGAGACCTTTAAATTAAAGATCATTTTTGTTGAGAGAGGAGGGATTCCTGCATCTGTCGCAACTACAGTAATGTTATATTCAGATACACGTTCCCGATCTAACCCAGCATCCGATACTAAAGTGTAATAATTTCTCAGATTGGATTTAATTTTAAACGGTGCGTTTTGTTCTATTCTACAGTTCACTTGTCCGTTATCGCCTGAATCCAGATCTTTCACGTTGATGATGCCGATAGTTGTACCAGGAGGAGAATCTTCTGACACGGGACTAGTGAACGACATGACGCTGATTACAGGAGCGTTGTCGTTTACGTCAGTAACGTCGATTATGACTTTACTCGAATCTGTCAAACCTCCTTGATCTCTTGCATCGATTCTCAGTTcatattttttgtctctttcaaaATCTATTGTGCCTGAGACGGACAATTCCCCGGTCACTTGATCTATGGACAACAAATCAGCTACATTGCTCTTCACGTTTGAAAATGAATACGTGATGTAACCATTCGTTCCTCTATCTGC from Brachionichthys hirsutus isolate HB-005 unplaced genomic scaffold, CSIRO-AGI_Bhir_v1 contig_1475, whole genome shotgun sequence encodes the following:
- the LOC137916839 gene encoding protocadherin beta-11-like gives rise to the protein MAFQQSRCKWLSNFGTHLSTSLFFFSFFNIVACQIRYSIPEEMKKGSHIGNVAQDLGLDLKRLRSGRARIVTGENIQYAELKTDKGILVVKDRIDREQLCGDVTPCSFSFEIILENPMELHHITIEVLDVNDHPPIFKKADIMLDISESAKLGARFVLDSAEDPDVGLNGLQNLVLSSNSNFVLKQRVNPDGSKYAEMVIDKQLDREEVPRLSLKLIAVDGGIPPRSGTVNIHIHVLDVNDNAPTFTQSVYKATVIENAAKGTNIITVNATDADRGTNGYITYSFSNVKSNVADLLSIDQVTGELSVSGTIDFERDKKYELRIDARDQGGLTDSSKVIIDVTDVNDNAPVISVMSFTSPVSEDSPPGTTIGIINVKDLDSGDNGQVNCRIEQNAPFKIKSNLRNYYTLVSDAGLDRERVSEYNITVVATDAGIPPLSTKMIFNLKVSDVNDNAPVFLQNEFSAFVAENNSPGVSVLTVNARDPDKNQNARLSYILEDGKIGESLISEYINVNAESGVIRAVRSFDYEQMKQVAFVVKAQDGGSPPLSSNVSVKILIQDQNDNPPQVLYPVQTGGSLVAEMVPRSADVGYLVSKVVAVDVDSGQNAWLSYKLQKATDRALFEVGLQNGEIRTIRQVSDKDAVKQRLAVIVEDNGQPSRSATVIVNVAVADSFPEVLSEFTDFPLDKEYNDNLTFYLVLALAVVSFLFITCLVVIISVKIYRWRQSRILYHSGLPVIPYYPPRYSDTLGTGTLPHVYNYEVCRTTDSRKSDCKFGTAGSQNVLIMDPSSTGTMQRIQSEKSILAEADSPLEIRYSIPEEMKKGSHIGNVAQDLGLDLKRLRSGRARIVTGENIQYAELKTDKGVLVVKDRIDREQLCGDVTPCSFSFEMILENPIELHRITILIQDQNDNPPQVLYPVQTGGSLVAEMVPRSADVGYLVSKVVAVDVDSGQNAWLSYKLQKATDRALFEVGLQNGEIRTIRQVSDKDAVKQRLAVIVEDNGQPSRSATVIVNVAVADSFPEVLSEFTDFPHDKEYNDNLTFYLVLALAVVSFLFITCLVVIISVKIYRWRQSRILYHSGLPVIPYYPPRYSDTLGTETLPHVYNYEVCRTTDSRKSDVNYVHPKGQSLISVEGDGTDTPQMDTVLSRTCSRMSTLILSS